DNA sequence from the Lysobacter silvisoli genome:
CGGAACCTTGACGTCCACTTCCTTGACCGCGGCGATGATGCCCTCGGCGATCATGTCGCAGCGGACGATGCCGCCGAAGATGTTGACGAAGATGGCCTTGACCTTGTCCGAGCTGAGGATGAGCTTGAAGGCCTCGGTCACGCGCTCCTTGGTGGCGCCGCCGCCGACGTCGAGGAAGTTGGCCGGCGAACCGCCGTTGAGCGAGATCACGTCCATGGTGGCCATGGCCAGACCGGCGCCGTTGACCATGCAGCCGATGTTGCCGTCCATGGTCACGTAGTTGAGGTCGTGCTGGCTGGCCTTGACCTCGGTCTCGTCTTCCTGGCGGATGTCGCGCATCGCGGCCAGTTCCGGGTGACGGAAGGTGGCGTTGTCGTCGGAGTTGATCTTGCCGTCGAGCACGGCCAGGTTGCCGTCGGTGAGGATCGCCAGCGGGTTCAGTTCGACCAGGGCCAGGTCCTTGTCGTTGAACAGCTTGTACAGGCCCAGCATGATCTTGCTCAGCTGGCCGACCTGCTTGGCGTTCAGGCCCAGGGCGAAGCCCAGGTCGCGGGTCTGGTAGGGCTGCAGGCCCTGCACATAGTTCACGTGCAGCGTCTTGATCGCTTCGGGCTTCTCGTGCGCGACCTGCTCGATGTCCATGCCGCCTTCGGCCGAGGCGATGAAGGTGATGGCCTTGCTGCCGCGGTCCACCAGCACCGACAGGTACAGTTCCTTGGCGATGTCGGTGGCCTGGGTGATCAGCACGCTGTCGACCGGCAGCTCGACGCCGGCGGTCTGGTAGGTGGCCATCTTGGTGCCGAGCATGCCCTTGGCGTAGTCGCGGACCTCGTCGAAGGTCTTGGACAGCTTCACGCCGCCGGCCTTGCCGCGGCCGCCGGCGTGAATCTGGGCCTTGACCACCCAGAAGTCGCCACCGATGGCCTTGGCTGCGTCGACAGCCTCTTCCGGCGTGCGCGCGACGCGCCCGGCCGGCACCGCAATGCCGTAGTCGGCAAAGAGCTGCTTTGCCTGGTATTCGTGGAAATTCATGCGTCACCGAGGGGA
Encoded proteins:
- the sucC gene encoding ADP-forming succinate--CoA ligase subunit beta, which translates into the protein MNFHEYQAKQLFADYGIAVPAGRVARTPEEAVDAAKAIGGDFWVVKAQIHAGGRGKAGGVKLSKTFDEVRDYAKGMLGTKMATYQTAGVELPVDSVLITQATDIAKELYLSVLVDRGSKAITFIASAEGGMDIEQVAHEKPEAIKTLHVNYVQGLQPYQTRDLGFALGLNAKQVGQLSKIMLGLYKLFNDKDLALVELNPLAILTDGNLAVLDGKINSDDNATFRHPELAAMRDIRQEDETEVKASQHDLNYVTMDGNIGCMVNGAGLAMATMDVISLNGGSPANFLDVGGGATKERVTEAFKLILSSDKVKAIFVNIFGGIVRCDMIAEGIIAAVKEVDVKVPVIVRLEGTNVEAGKELLKNSGLAITPADDINDGAKKAVAAVAGK